The following proteins are encoded in a genomic region of Oryzias latipes chromosome 17, ASM223467v1:
- the cdk5 gene encoding cyclin-dependent-like kinase 5: protein MQKYEKLEKIGEGTYGTVFKAKNRETHEIVALKRVRLDDDDEGVPSSALREICLLKELKHKNIVRLHDVLHSDKKLTLVFEYCDQDLKKYFDSCNGDLDPETVKSFMYQLLKGLAFCHSRNVLHRDLKPQNLLINRNGELKLADFGLARAFGIPVRCYSAEVVTLWYRPPDVLFGAKLYSTSIDMWSAGCIFAELANAGRPLFPGNDVDDQLKRIFRLLGTPTEEQWPTMTKLPDYKPYPMYPATTSLVNVVPKLSNTGRDLLQNLLKCNPVQRISAEEALQHPYFADFCPP from the exons ATGCAGAAATATGAAAAGCTTGAGAAAATAGGAGAGG GTACTTATGGGACTGTTTTCAAGgctaaaaacagagaaacacacGAAATTGTGGCTTTAAAAAGAGTCAGACTAGACGATGACGATGAG GGGGTTCCGAGTTCTGCTTTGAGGGAAATATGTCTTTTGAAGGAACTAAAGCATAAAAACATTGTCAG ATTACACGATGTGTTGCACAGTGACAAGAAGTTAACCCTGGTCTTTGAGTATTGTGATCAG GATTTGAAGAAATATTTTGACAGCTGCAATGGAGATCTAGATCCTGAAACTGTGAAG TCATTCATGTACCAGCTGTTGAAAGGTCTAGCTTTCTGTCACAGTCGAAATGTCCTTCATAGAGACCTGAAGCCTCAGAATCTCCTCATTAACAGA AATGGAGAGTTGAAGCTTGCTGATTTTGGGCTGGCCCGAGCTTTTGGTATTCCAGTGAGGTGTTACTCTGCAGAG GTGGTGACTTTGTGGTACCGACCTCCAGATGTGCTGTTTGGTGCTAAACTTTATTCTACCTCCATTGACATGTGGTCAGCTGGATGCATTTTTGCAG AACTGGCAAACGCCGGGCGCCCTTTATTCCCAGGCAATGATGTCGACGACCAATTAAAAAGGATCTTCAG ATTGTTGGGTACACCAACGGAGGAGCAGTGGCCAACAATGACAAAACTTCCAGATTACAAG CCATATCCTATGTATCCAGCAACCACCTCACTGGTTAACGTGGTTCCAAAACTAAGTAATACAGGACGGGATTTACTACAG AATCTGTTGAAATGTAATCCTGTCCAGAGGATCTCTGCAGAGGAAGCCTTGCAGCACCCTTACTTTGCCGATTTCTGCCCACCATAA
- the abcb8 gene encoding ATP-binding cassette sub-family B member 8, mitochondrial — protein sequence MMQLICCSRPGICSPLRSQVFSVPYKAGVQWKLSRRISSVTCARSSSQQLGSAVSRFWSLTQRSIRRSPKGAITPRGLKFLLGPAFLTVSSRLFCHVAHCQEDVNNNTPIEVVTKDSLPEFKWHILWEFVKPQLFALTCAVVLAFGAAILNIQIPLMLGHLVNVVARHLRDNTGNYIGEMRGPALKLLGMYGIQGLLTSGYIILLSRVGERVAADMRKTLFASLLRQDVAFFDANKTGQLVNRLTADIQEFKSSFKLVISQGLRSVTQTVGCFVSLYVISPKLTGLTVVVLPCLVGAGALIGSFLRKLSRLAQEQVAKATGVADEALGNVRTVKAFAMEERELQLYAYEVDKSCEMNENLGNGIAIFQGLSNVALNCIVLGTIFAGGTLISNNELSPGDLMSFLVASQTVQRSLASISILFGQMVRGISSGARVFEYLSLQPSIPLCGGGRIPHHSLMGRVDFMNISFSYPTRPGHEVLKKFNLMLPPSKTIAIVGESGGGKSTVAALLERFYDPSSGVIMLDGLDIRTLDLSWLRGQVIGFINQEPVLFGSSIMENIRFGKPEATDAEVIEASKQANAYGFITSFPEGFNTLVGERGATLSGGQKQRIAIARALIKNPSILVLDEATSALDAESERVVQEALDRATRGRTVLIIAHRLSTIQRADLICVMSNGRIVEAGTHLELLSKGGIYSDLIRRQRAEEKK from the exons ATGATGCAACTCATTTGCTGTAGTAGACCTGGGATATGTTCACCATTGCGGTCACAGGTCTTTTCTGTGCCGTATAAAGCAGGAGTCCAGTGGAAGCTGTCACG GCGGATTTCTTCAGTGACTTGTGCACGGAGCTCCTCACAGCAGCTGGGGAGCGCCGTCAGTCGCTTTTGGAGTCTAACTCAGAGGAGCATACGACGCTCTCCAAAGGGCGCCATCACACCCCGGGGTTTGAAATTCCTCCTCGGACCAGCTTTTTTAACTGTCTCATCACGCTTATTTTGCCACGTAGCTCACTGTCAGGAAGATGTGAACAACAACACTCCAATAGAAGTGGTGACCAAAGACTCACTGCCTGAGTTCAAATGGCACATCCTGTGGGAGTTTGTCAAACCTCAACTGTTTGCGCTCACCTGTGCAGTTGTG CTCGCCTTCGGTGCAGCCATTTTGAACATTCAAATCCCGCTGATGCTTGGGCATCTGGTCAATGTGGTTGCACGCCACCTCAGGGACAATACAGGCAATTATATAGGGGAAATGAGAGGGCCTGCCCTGAAATTACTTGGAATGTATGGTATCCAA GGCTTGCTAACAAGTGGCTACATAATCCTGCTTTCAAGGGTCGGGGAGAGAGTGGCAGCAGACATGAGGAAGACTCTGTTTGCATCTTTACTCAG GCAAGACGTCGCCTTTTTTGATGCCAATAAAACCGGTCAGCTGGTAAATCGATTGACAGCTGACATCCAGGAGTTTAAGTCATCCTTTAAACTGGTCATTTCTCAG GGTCTGCGGAGCGTCACACAGACAGTTGGATGTTTTGTGTCTCTTTATGTCATTTCCCCCAAACTCACCGGCCTGACGGTGGTCGTGCTCCCGTGCCTCGTGGGAGCAGGAGCTCTCATCGGCTCATTCCTGCGCAAACTTTCACGTTTGGCTCAAGAGCAG GTGGCCAAAGCAACAGGAGTAGCAGATGAGGCACTGGGTAATGTTCGGACTGTGAAAGCTTTTGCAATGGAGGAACGGGAGCTCCA ATTATACGCATACGAAGTTGACAAATCCtgtgaaatgaatgaaaatcttGGAAACGGTATCGCCATCTTCCAAGGACTGTCCAACGTGGCTCTAAACT GCATTGTCCTTGGAACTATTTTTGCTGGAGGGACTTTAATTTCTAACAACGAACTGTCTCCTGGAGACCTGATGTCCTTCTTGGTTGCATCTCAGACAGTTCAGAG GTCTTTGGCAAGCATCTCCATCCTTTTTGGACAG ATGGTGAGAGGAATAAGCTCTGGGGCCCGGGTATTTGAATACCTTTCTCTGCAGCCCTCCATCCCCCTCTGTGGGGGAGGACGCATCCCACATCATTCTCTGATGGGAAGGGTGGACTTTATGAACATTTCATTCAG TTATCCAACAAGACCTGGACATGAAGTCTTAAAGAAGTTTAACCTGATGCTGCCACCATCTAAGACCATCGCTATCGTTGGAGAATCTGGAGGAG GAAAGTCTACAGTAGCAGCCCTGCTGGAGCGCTTTTATGACCCATCCAGTGGTGTAATCATGCTGGATGGCCTCGATATTCGAACTCTCGACCTGTCTTGGCTCAGAGGGCAAGTCATTGGATTTATCAATCAG GAACCAGTTTTGTTTGGATCGTCCATCATGGAAAACATTCGTTTCGGGAAGCCAGAAGCCACCGATGCTGAAGTCATTGAAGCATCAAAGCAAGCCAACGCATACGGCTTCATTACAAGTTTCCCAGAAGGCTTCAACACCCTGGTTG GTGAGAGAGGCGCTACGCTATCGGGTGGGCAGAAACAACGCATCGCCATCGCCCGCGCGTTGATCAAAAACCCCAGCATCCTGGTACTGGATGAAGCCACCAGCGCTCTGGATGCAGAGTCAGAGAGAGTGGTGCAGGAGGCTCTGGACAGGGCCACAAGAGGTCGCACCGTGCTAATTATTGCCCACAGACTGAGCACAATCCAGCGGGCTGACCTTATCTGTGTTATGAGTAATGGACGCATTGTGGAG gCCGGAACACACCTGGAACTGCTGAGCAAAGGAGGTATTTACTCCGATCTGATCCGCAGACAGAGAGCTGAGGAGAAGAAATGA
- the LOC101175197 gene encoding autophagy-related protein 9A isoform X1 produces MAHFETYQEYHRIEDFEEDSPAGEEDLLVHVPESLKDSWHHIKNLDNFFTRIYHFHQKNGFACMMLSEFFELIQFLFVVTFTTFLVNCVEYDILFANRAVNHTGPGHSPLDRNKVTLPDAILPSQQCTQRIQDDSWIIFLLIMAAIFWVYRLVKVFCNLLSYWEIRQFYIKALKIRMDELCNFTWQEVQGRIISLQKEQQMCIHKKELTELDIYHRILRFKNYMVAMINKSVLPVHLQLPLLGNVVFLTQGLKYNFELILFWGPGSLFQNKWNLHPKYKRSGNRLELAQQLSRVILLMGLANLLLCPFILVWQVLYAFFSYTEVIRREPGSLGARRWSLYGRLYLRHFNELNHELHGRLGRGYKPTSKYMNSFTSPLLTVIAKNVAFFSGSVLAVLIALTVYDEDVLTVQHILTAITVLGVVITITRSFIPDEHLVWCPEQLLQCVLAHIHYMPDHWRGNAHTSETRDEVAQLFQYKAVFILEELLSPIVTPFILIFLLRNKSLEIIDFFRNFTVEVVGVGDICSFAQMDIRRHGNPAWMSEGQTEASMYQQAENGKTELSLMHFTIKNPRWQPPQESSVFISHLKEKVQHDAQGGPSTQLLLSEAPLCTSLQSNESGTGPDNLLASVLAHPILTASGLQARDHRFIRPSTAASAAASVLASLSTSQLPQGSRGRPHGLLPSSLHPEATMYHSDRTAVDSLSNSDSHIRSNALHSEFASAEMSLHAIYMHELHQQSSYPQRTSGHWQNPVPMRDLHTNTSFHAHGGHVSNLSTSSPAPLGGWAEVEEENLEDQEINLGSTPTHGTGSSC; encoded by the exons ATGGCCCATTTTGAAACCTACCAAGAATATCACAGGATCGAAGACTTCGAGGAAGATTCCCCGGCTGGAGAAGAAGATTTATTAGTTCACGTCCCTGAAAGTCTAAAAG aCTCATGGCACCATATCAAGAACCTGGATAACTTCTTCACAAGG ATTTATCATTTTCATCAAAAGAATGGATTTGCTTGTATGATGTTATCAGAGTTTTTTGAACTCAT TCAGTTTCTGTTTGTTGTGACGTTCACCACCTTCCTGGTCAACTGCGTGGAATACGACATCCTTTTTGCCAACCGAGCGGTCAACCACACCGGGCCGGGCCACAGCCCTTTGGATCGGAACAAAGTCACGCTTCCAGATGCCATTCTACCCAGCCAGCAGTGCACTCAAAG GATACAAGACGACAGTTGGATCATATTCCTTCTCATCATGGCAGCAATCTTCTGGGTCTATCGGCTTGTTAAAGTCTTTTGCAATCTTTTGAGCTACTGGGAAATCCGGCAGTTCTACATCAAAGCTCTGAAGATCCGAATG GACGAACTATGCAACTTCACCTGGCAGGAGGTTCAGGGCCGAATCATCAGCCTGCAGAAAGAACAGCAAATGTGCATTCATAAGAAAGAACTGACAGAACTGGATATTTATCACCGCATCTTGCGTTTTAAGAATTACATGGTGGCCATGATAAACAAATCAGTGCTGCCGGTTCATTTACAGCTCCCCCTGCTGGGTAACGTAGTCTTTCTAACCCAGGGCCTCAAGTACAACTTTGAGCTCATTCTTTTCTGGGGGCCTGGCTccctctttcaaaataaatggaacTTGCACCCCAAGTACAAGCGCAGCGGGAACCGCCTGGAGCTGGCCCAGCAGCTGAGCAGGGTCATCCTGCTGATGGGTCTGGCCAATTTACTGCTGTGTCCTTTCATCCTGGTGTGGCAGGTGCTCTACGCTTTCTTCAGCTACACCGAGGTGATCCGCAGAGAACCTGGAAGTCTGGGGGCCCGCCGCTGGTCCCTGTATGGTCGTTTGTACCTGCGGCACTTCAACGAGCTGAACCATGAGCTCCACGGACGATTGGGGCGTGGCTACAAACCCACTTCCAAATACATGAACTCTTTTACATCACCGCTACTGACTGTGATCGCTAAGAACGTCGCCTTCTTCTCAGGATCGGTATTAGCAGTTCTCATTGCACTGACTGTTTATGACGAGGACGTTCTGACAGTGCAGCACATCCTGACCGCTATCACTGTGCTGGGGGTGGTCATCACCATCACCAG ATCTTTCATCCCAGACGAGCATTTGGTTTGGTGTCcggagcagctgctgcagtgcGTGCTGGCACATATTCACTACATGCCCGACCACTGGAGAGGCAACGCTCACACAAGCGAGACCCGGGACGAGGTGGCACAGCTGTTTCAGTACAAAGCG GTGTTTATCCTGGAGGAGTTGCTGAGCCCCATTGTTACTCCCTTTATTCTCATTTTCCTCCTGAGGAACAAGTCTCTGGAAATCATTGACTTCTTCAGGAACTTCACTGTGGAAGTGGTCGGAGTTGGCGACATCTGTTCTTTTGCACAGATGGACATCCGACGCCACGGAAACCCTGCG TGGATGTCGGAGGGTCAGACGGAGGCCTCCATGTACCAGCAGGCGGAGAACGGCAAAACGGAGTTGTCCCTCATGCACTTCACCATAAAGAACCCACGCTGGCAGCCGCCCCAGGAGAGCTCGGTGTTCATAAGCCACCTGAAGGAGAAGGTGCAGCACGACGCGCAGGGGGGTCCCTCCACACAGCTGCTCCTCTCAGAGGCTCCTCTCTGCACCTCGCTGCAGTCCAACGAGTCGGGGACCGGG CCCGATAATCTTCTAGCCAGTGTCCTGGCTCACCCCATCCTAACTGCATCTGGGCTACAAGCGCGGGACCACCGCTTCATCCGACCAAGcaccgctgcatctgctgcagccAGTGTCCTGGCCTCCTTATCCACCTCCCAGCTCCCACAAGGCAGTCGAGGGCGCCCCCACGGCCTCCTGCCCTCCTCCCTGCACCCCGAGGCCACCATGTATCACAGTGACCGCACTGCTGTTGACAG TTTGTCCAACAGTGACTCTCATATCCGGAGCAACGCCCTGCACTCAGAGTTTGCGTCTGCAGAGATGAGCCTCCATGCCATCTATATGCACGAG CTCCACCAGCAGAGTTCCTACCCACAGAGGACATCGGGTCACTGGCAGAATCCCGTACCAATGAGAgatctgcacacaaacacca GTTTCCACGCTCACGGTGGCCACGTTTCTAACCTTTCCACATCGAGCCCGGCTCCTTTAGGAGGATGGGCAGAGGTAGAAGAGGAAAATCTAGAAGATCAGGAGATCAACCTTGGATCTACTCCAACACACGGCACAGGAAGTAGTTGTTGA
- the LOC101175197 gene encoding autophagy-related protein 9A isoform X2, which produces MAHFETYQEYHRIEDFEEDSPAGEEDLLVHVPESLKDSWHHIKNLDNFFTRIYHFHQKNGFACMMLSEFFELIQFLFVVTFTTFLVNCVEYDILFANRAVNHTGPGHSPLDRNKVTLPDAILPSQQCTQRIQDDSWIIFLLIMAAIFWVYRLVKVFCNLLSYWEIRQFYIKALKIRMDELCNFTWQEVQGRIISLQKEQQMCIHKKELTELDIYHRILRFKNYMVAMINKSVLPVHLQLPLLGNVVFLTQGLKYNFELILFWGPGSLFQNKWNLHPKYKRSGNRLELAQQLSRVILLMGLANLLLCPFILVWQVLYAFFSYTEVIRREPGSLGARRWSLYGRLYLRHFNELNHELHGRLGRGYKPTSKYMNSFTSPLLTVIAKNVAFFSGSVLAVLIALTVYDEDVLTVQHILTAITVLGVVITITRSFIPDEHLVWCPEQLLQCVLAHIHYMPDHWRGNAHTSETRDEVAQLFQYKAVFILEELLSPIVTPFILIFLLRNKSLEIIDFFRNFTVEVVGVGDICSFAQMDIRRHGNPAWMSEGQTEASMYQQAENGKTELSLMHFTIKNPRWQPPQESSVFISHLKEKVQHDAQGGPSTQLLLSEAPLCTSLQSNESGTGPDNLLASVLAHPILTASGLQARDHRFIRPSTAASAAASVLASLSTSQLPQGSRGRPHGLLPSSLHPEATMYHSDRTAVDSDSHIRSNALHSEFASAEMSLHAIYMHELHQQSSYPQRTSGHWQNPVPMRDLHTNTSFHAHGGHVSNLSTSSPAPLGGWAEVEEENLEDQEINLGSTPTHGTGSSC; this is translated from the exons ATGGCCCATTTTGAAACCTACCAAGAATATCACAGGATCGAAGACTTCGAGGAAGATTCCCCGGCTGGAGAAGAAGATTTATTAGTTCACGTCCCTGAAAGTCTAAAAG aCTCATGGCACCATATCAAGAACCTGGATAACTTCTTCACAAGG ATTTATCATTTTCATCAAAAGAATGGATTTGCTTGTATGATGTTATCAGAGTTTTTTGAACTCAT TCAGTTTCTGTTTGTTGTGACGTTCACCACCTTCCTGGTCAACTGCGTGGAATACGACATCCTTTTTGCCAACCGAGCGGTCAACCACACCGGGCCGGGCCACAGCCCTTTGGATCGGAACAAAGTCACGCTTCCAGATGCCATTCTACCCAGCCAGCAGTGCACTCAAAG GATACAAGACGACAGTTGGATCATATTCCTTCTCATCATGGCAGCAATCTTCTGGGTCTATCGGCTTGTTAAAGTCTTTTGCAATCTTTTGAGCTACTGGGAAATCCGGCAGTTCTACATCAAAGCTCTGAAGATCCGAATG GACGAACTATGCAACTTCACCTGGCAGGAGGTTCAGGGCCGAATCATCAGCCTGCAGAAAGAACAGCAAATGTGCATTCATAAGAAAGAACTGACAGAACTGGATATTTATCACCGCATCTTGCGTTTTAAGAATTACATGGTGGCCATGATAAACAAATCAGTGCTGCCGGTTCATTTACAGCTCCCCCTGCTGGGTAACGTAGTCTTTCTAACCCAGGGCCTCAAGTACAACTTTGAGCTCATTCTTTTCTGGGGGCCTGGCTccctctttcaaaataaatggaacTTGCACCCCAAGTACAAGCGCAGCGGGAACCGCCTGGAGCTGGCCCAGCAGCTGAGCAGGGTCATCCTGCTGATGGGTCTGGCCAATTTACTGCTGTGTCCTTTCATCCTGGTGTGGCAGGTGCTCTACGCTTTCTTCAGCTACACCGAGGTGATCCGCAGAGAACCTGGAAGTCTGGGGGCCCGCCGCTGGTCCCTGTATGGTCGTTTGTACCTGCGGCACTTCAACGAGCTGAACCATGAGCTCCACGGACGATTGGGGCGTGGCTACAAACCCACTTCCAAATACATGAACTCTTTTACATCACCGCTACTGACTGTGATCGCTAAGAACGTCGCCTTCTTCTCAGGATCGGTATTAGCAGTTCTCATTGCACTGACTGTTTATGACGAGGACGTTCTGACAGTGCAGCACATCCTGACCGCTATCACTGTGCTGGGGGTGGTCATCACCATCACCAG ATCTTTCATCCCAGACGAGCATTTGGTTTGGTGTCcggagcagctgctgcagtgcGTGCTGGCACATATTCACTACATGCCCGACCACTGGAGAGGCAACGCTCACACAAGCGAGACCCGGGACGAGGTGGCACAGCTGTTTCAGTACAAAGCG GTGTTTATCCTGGAGGAGTTGCTGAGCCCCATTGTTACTCCCTTTATTCTCATTTTCCTCCTGAGGAACAAGTCTCTGGAAATCATTGACTTCTTCAGGAACTTCACTGTGGAAGTGGTCGGAGTTGGCGACATCTGTTCTTTTGCACAGATGGACATCCGACGCCACGGAAACCCTGCG TGGATGTCGGAGGGTCAGACGGAGGCCTCCATGTACCAGCAGGCGGAGAACGGCAAAACGGAGTTGTCCCTCATGCACTTCACCATAAAGAACCCACGCTGGCAGCCGCCCCAGGAGAGCTCGGTGTTCATAAGCCACCTGAAGGAGAAGGTGCAGCACGACGCGCAGGGGGGTCCCTCCACACAGCTGCTCCTCTCAGAGGCTCCTCTCTGCACCTCGCTGCAGTCCAACGAGTCGGGGACCGGG CCCGATAATCTTCTAGCCAGTGTCCTGGCTCACCCCATCCTAACTGCATCTGGGCTACAAGCGCGGGACCACCGCTTCATCCGACCAAGcaccgctgcatctgctgcagccAGTGTCCTGGCCTCCTTATCCACCTCCCAGCTCCCACAAGGCAGTCGAGGGCGCCCCCACGGCCTCCTGCCCTCCTCCCTGCACCCCGAGGCCACCATGTATCACAGTGACCGCACTGCTGTTGACAG TGACTCTCATATCCGGAGCAACGCCCTGCACTCAGAGTTTGCGTCTGCAGAGATGAGCCTCCATGCCATCTATATGCACGAG CTCCACCAGCAGAGTTCCTACCCACAGAGGACATCGGGTCACTGGCAGAATCCCGTACCAATGAGAgatctgcacacaaacacca GTTTCCACGCTCACGGTGGCCACGTTTCTAACCTTTCCACATCGAGCCCGGCTCCTTTAGGAGGATGGGCAGAGGTAGAAGAGGAAAATCTAGAAGATCAGGAGATCAACCTTGGATCTACTCCAACACACGGCACAGGAAGTAGTTGTTGA